A genome region from Streptomyces sp. S4.7 includes the following:
- a CDS encoding protein kinase, which produces MDDYAGRVLADRYRLPLPPSDEFDLVETRAFDTYSGQEVLVRQVPLPEVVDAEMVDPDGAAATRRVSGRTTRRPTDPAVRRAIDAAQSAAQIPDHPRLDQVFDVFAEGGSLWIVSELVAARPLAALLAEKPLNPYRAAEIASDVLTAVRVLHAHGWTHRNITIRTVLVCDDGRVVLTGLAAGAAEEALCGYMPVPPSAGEGGFEAGYRPAGEIPGPLPGAGHAPGPELGPVAGGPRTAGLPGAGPGVLGIPGGRTGTSEALPPGTSEALPPGTGALGVPVGPGSPGRAALETARSADGSYDDGSYGDRAYGEVPYGTDAFGRPVAGGGPGAGSTSTDGDTGTGTDDGRDGRETHGGGTGPAPVVPYAGPPALSANPSRSGPADTRAARAGAIAAYRAGARAAARVTEDQQRDTGTLPVQRPVHLSDPSAPAGRSGSQGNPPGGPSAGAAGPSQGEGRDPDWWAMPPREVDPSDRRTYDDPADAEADRDPDDDDPQTPRRVQLAGTWHDGPTGAGDGSRPLSAGGGDPYRQTPGNRDVPALPPAGGSSPYLRQENAGGGAGGTGGTGGTGGGWHGSGTGDAMRADAQRQSSNLPAVPGSAVPAGRWDDVVAGATTPAYRGPATPLAAERARQARIAVVGAVTERWAPEQAGPVHENWQLAPPIGPSTDLWALGALLYRAVQGHAPYPEESAAELVQLVCAEPPAFAEECGPLRPVVESLLRQDPTERPDFEELRGWLRSLVRSAPEPDAGLDVVAVPSVDERLPIVRRRGELVRKRRGRGRGGDGRHRHKKGKERKEKGGRSADQRGVAHASHGETYVEPRREHAERSYGEHDHRDDDFGDREYREPRERSGGGGSRGPRSLGRVLLVVILALMVAAIAFAVMFLPKAGEETGNGAGSNPSAPGTPQPQNPDTTPDNGDDKPADPNSSTPQTSGPPADLADGYALRKDTEGFEIGVDKSWQRRPINDSGQVRYGRGDFTLIVVPGRDTVADNGDDPLAYQREKERELQPFRDSSWATSSGLRRIDVGQQPMAEGQFTWQNSSGQEVYVRNLAMIVKGSYHIIQVIGPEDERDKVSEIYQQAIGSYRITG; this is translated from the coding sequence GTGGACGACTACGCGGGACGGGTGCTTGCCGACCGCTACCGCCTGCCCCTGCCTCCGTCCGACGAGTTCGACCTCGTCGAGACGCGTGCGTTCGACACGTACAGCGGGCAGGAAGTCCTCGTCAGGCAAGTGCCGTTGCCCGAGGTCGTGGACGCCGAGATGGTCGACCCCGACGGTGCCGCGGCCACGCGCCGGGTCTCCGGCCGTACGACACGCAGGCCCACCGACCCGGCGGTCCGGCGCGCCATCGACGCCGCGCAGAGCGCCGCCCAGATCCCCGACCACCCACGGCTCGACCAGGTCTTCGACGTCTTCGCCGAGGGCGGGTCGCTGTGGATAGTGAGTGAACTCGTCGCGGCCAGGCCGCTGGCGGCCCTGCTCGCGGAGAAGCCGCTCAACCCCTACCGCGCGGCCGAGATCGCCTCGGACGTGCTCACCGCCGTACGGGTGCTGCACGCCCACGGCTGGACCCACCGGAACATCACCATCCGCACGGTGCTCGTCTGCGACGACGGGCGCGTGGTGCTCACCGGTCTCGCGGCGGGCGCCGCCGAGGAAGCGCTCTGCGGCTACATGCCCGTACCGCCGTCTGCGGGGGAGGGCGGTTTCGAAGCAGGCTACCGGCCCGCCGGTGAGATTCCGGGACCCCTGCCGGGCGCCGGACACGCTCCGGGCCCCGAACTCGGCCCGGTCGCTGGCGGCCCCCGGACGGCGGGTCTGCCGGGCGCGGGCCCGGGTGTCTTGGGCATCCCGGGCGGGCGTACGGGCACCTCCGAGGCGCTGCCGCCGGGCACCTCCGAGGCGCTGCCGCCGGGCACCGGCGCGCTGGGCGTTCCGGTGGGGCCCGGGTCGCCGGGCCGCGCCGCGCTGGAGACGGCCCGCTCGGCCGACGGGTCGTACGACGACGGGTCGTACGGTGACCGTGCGTACGGCGAAGTCCCTTACGGCACCGACGCGTTCGGGCGGCCAGTCGCGGGCGGTGGTCCGGGCGCCGGTTCCACGAGCACGGACGGCGACACAGGCACGGGCACCGACGACGGCCGGGACGGCCGGGAGACGCACGGCGGCGGTACGGGACCGGCCCCCGTCGTCCCGTACGCCGGACCGCCCGCGCTGTCGGCCAACCCCTCCCGCAGCGGCCCGGCGGACACCCGCGCCGCGCGCGCCGGAGCCATCGCCGCCTACCGCGCCGGAGCGCGCGCCGCCGCCCGCGTCACCGAGGACCAGCAGCGCGACACCGGCACCCTGCCCGTCCAGCGCCCCGTGCATCTGTCGGACCCCTCGGCCCCCGCCGGCCGGAGCGGTTCCCAGGGCAACCCGCCCGGCGGCCCTTCGGCCGGTGCCGCCGGGCCTTCGCAGGGCGAGGGCCGCGACCCCGACTGGTGGGCGATGCCGCCCCGCGAGGTCGACCCGTCGGACCGCCGGACGTACGACGACCCGGCCGACGCCGAAGCCGACCGTGACCCGGACGACGACGACCCGCAGACGCCCCGCCGCGTCCAGCTGGCGGGCACCTGGCACGACGGCCCCACCGGCGCCGGCGACGGCTCCCGCCCGCTGTCCGCGGGCGGCGGCGACCCGTACCGCCAGACACCGGGCAACCGCGACGTCCCCGCGCTGCCCCCGGCCGGCGGCTCCTCCCCGTACCTCCGCCAGGAGAACGCGGGCGGTGGCGCCGGTGGCACCGGTGGCACCGGTGGCACCGGCGGTGGCTGGCACGGCTCGGGCACCGGCGACGCCATGCGCGCCGATGCCCAGCGGCAGTCCTCGAACCTGCCCGCCGTCCCCGGATCCGCCGTACCGGCCGGCCGCTGGGACGACGTCGTGGCGGGTGCCACGACCCCCGCGTACCGAGGCCCCGCGACCCCGCTCGCCGCCGAACGCGCCCGCCAGGCACGGATAGCCGTCGTCGGGGCGGTTACCGAGCGATGGGCGCCCGAGCAGGCCGGCCCGGTCCACGAGAACTGGCAACTCGCCCCGCCCATCGGCCCGTCCACCGACCTGTGGGCGCTGGGCGCGCTGCTCTACCGCGCCGTCCAGGGCCACGCCCCGTATCCGGAGGAGAGCGCGGCCGAGCTGGTCCAGCTCGTCTGCGCCGAGCCGCCGGCCTTCGCCGAGGAGTGCGGCCCGCTGCGCCCCGTCGTGGAGTCGCTGCTCCGTCAGGACCCCACGGAGCGGCCGGACTTCGAGGAGCTGCGCGGCTGGCTGCGTTCGCTGGTGCGCTCGGCGCCCGAGCCCGACGCCGGTCTCGACGTGGTCGCCGTGCCCTCGGTGGACGAGCGGCTGCCCATCGTGCGCCGCAGGGGCGAGCTGGTCCGCAAGCGCCGTGGCCGCGGCCGTGGCGGCGACGGCCGCCACCGCCACAAGAAGGGCAAGGAGCGCAAGGAGAAGGGCGGCAGGTCCGCCGACCAGCGCGGTGTCGCGCACGCCTCGCACGGCGAGACGTATGTCGAGCCGCGCCGCGAGCACGCGGAGCGCTCGTACGGCGAACACGACCACCGCGACGACGACTTCGGCGACAGGGAGTACCGCGAGCCGCGCGAGAGGTCGGGCGGCGGCGGTTCACGCGGGCCGCGCTCGCTCGGCCGCGTCCTGCTCGTCGTGATTCTCGCGCTGATGGTCGCGGCCATCGCCTTCGCCGTGATGTTCCTGCCGAAGGCCGGCGAGGAGACGGGAAACGGCGCCGGGTCGAATCCGAGCGCGCCGGGTACGCCGCAACCGCAGAATCCCGACACGACCCCGGACAACGGCGACGACAAGCCGGCGGACCCCAACTCCTCGACGCCGCAGACCTCCGGGCCCCCGGCCGACCTCGCGGACGGCTATGCCCTGCGCAAGGACACCGAGGGCTTCGAGATCGGCGTGGACAAGAGCTGGCAGCGCCGTCCGATCAACGACAGCGGTCAAGTGCGTTACGGACGGGGCGACTTCACGCTCATCGTGGTGCCGGGCCGGGACACCGTGGCCGACAACGGCGACGACCCGCTGGCCTACCAGCGGGAGAAGGAGCGGGAGTTGCAGCCCTTCCGGGACTCCTCCTGGGCCACCTCCTCGGGTCTGCGCCGGATCGACGTCGGCCAACAGCCCATGGCCGAGGGCCAGTTCACCTGGCAGAACAGCAGCGGTCAGGAGGTCTACGTGCGGAACCTCGCCATGATCGTCAAGGGCAGCTACCACATCATCCAGGTCATCGGCCCCGAGGACGAGCGGGACAAGGTCTCCGAGATCTACCAACAGGCCATCGGTTCCTACCGGATCACCGGCTGA
- a CDS encoding serine/threonine-protein kinase, which produces METREGLVLAGRYKLAESIGSGGMGQVWRAEDELLNRTVAIKELTAALYVTAADRAVLHARTQKEARAAARISHPAVVTVHDVLDHGGRPWIVMQYVDGPSLADAVAAGPVVVKEAARIGLQVLEALRAAHAAGVLHRDVKPGNVLLARDGRVLLTDFGIAAIEGDSAITRTGEIVGSIDYLAPERVRGHDPGPASDLWALGATLHTAVEGTSPFRRTSAVATMQAVVTDDPPAPVRAGLLTPVIAALLHKDPEARPDAAETERMLRAVLDGREPEAPTSPVSEAERRQAAGPVASPSHTPPPVARHPQHQQAPAPYPSPYAHTPPNAYQQVTGPRTINPPAGNGRWRAVLVAVVAAALIGGGVGYYALQQTDDKNDPGTSAGANPDPSGSSADDSADDGTDQDANGSSGSGDERDPSGTGPASVPDGWKQVEDPAGFSVLVPEDWERQVNGDQIDYTPDDGVHFLRIAVDTSPDFQDPYHHMKDMEKNVDGLPGYQRISLGPNTFRGQTKAALWEFTWTETDEKDVYVGPRRAIDQMFFSADGSTEYALYMSGPARDWSRAQFDTMLGGWRAGSAGD; this is translated from the coding sequence GTGGAAACACGCGAGGGACTGGTGCTCGCCGGGCGCTACAAGCTGGCCGAGTCCATCGGCAGCGGCGGTATGGGCCAAGTGTGGCGTGCCGAGGACGAGTTGCTCAACAGGACCGTGGCGATCAAGGAGTTGACCGCCGCCCTGTACGTCACCGCCGCCGACCGCGCCGTGCTGCACGCCCGCACCCAGAAGGAGGCGAGGGCCGCCGCCCGGATCAGTCACCCCGCCGTGGTGACGGTCCATGACGTGCTCGACCACGGCGGCCGGCCCTGGATCGTCATGCAGTACGTGGACGGCCCCTCACTCGCGGACGCGGTCGCCGCGGGCCCCGTCGTGGTGAAGGAGGCGGCCCGGATCGGCCTCCAGGTGCTCGAAGCGCTGCGCGCCGCGCACGCGGCCGGGGTCCTGCACCGCGACGTGAAGCCCGGCAACGTCCTGCTCGCGCGGGACGGCCGGGTGCTGCTCACCGACTTCGGGATCGCGGCCATCGAGGGCGACTCGGCCATCACCCGGACCGGTGAGATCGTCGGCTCCATCGACTACCTCGCGCCCGAGCGGGTGCGCGGTCACGATCCCGGACCGGCCTCCGACCTGTGGGCGCTGGGCGCGACGCTGCACACGGCGGTGGAGGGCACGTCCCCGTTCCGCCGTACGTCGGCGGTGGCCACCATGCAGGCCGTGGTCACCGACGACCCGCCAGCTCCCGTACGCGCCGGGCTGCTCACCCCGGTGATCGCCGCGCTGCTCCACAAGGATCCCGAGGCCCGCCCGGACGCCGCCGAGACCGAGCGGATGCTGCGGGCGGTGCTCGACGGCCGGGAGCCCGAGGCGCCGACGTCGCCGGTGTCGGAGGCGGAACGGCGGCAGGCCGCGGGCCCCGTGGCGTCCCCGTCCCACACACCGCCTCCGGTGGCCCGGCACCCGCAGCACCAGCAGGCCCCGGCGCCGTACCCCTCGCCGTACGCGCACACGCCGCCGAACGCCTACCAGCAGGTCACCGGCCCCCGGACCATCAACCCACCCGCCGGGAACGGCCGTTGGAGAGCGGTACTCGTCGCGGTCGTCGCCGCCGCGCTCATCGGCGGCGGTGTGGGCTACTACGCGCTCCAGCAGACGGACGACAAGAACGATCCCGGCACCAGCGCCGGCGCGAACCCGGACCCGAGCGGCTCGTCCGCGGACGACAGCGCGGACGACGGCACGGACCAGGACGCGAACGGAAGTTCCGGCTCCGGTGACGAGAGAGACCCGTCCGGGACCGGGCCCGCATCCGTCCCCGACGGGTGGAAGCAGGTGGAGGATCCCGCGGGCTTCAGCGTCCTCGTCCCCGAGGACTGGGAGCGGCAGGTGAACGGCGACCAGATCGACTACACCCCCGACGACGGCGTCCACTTCCTGCGCATCGCCGTGGACACCTCACCGGACTTCCAGGATCCCTACCACCACATGAAGGACATGGAGAAGAACGTCGACGGCCTGCCCGGCTACCAGCGGATCTCGCTCGGTCCCAACACCTTCCGGGGCCAGACGAAGGCCGCGCTGTGGGAGTTCACCTGGACCGAGACGGACGAGAAGGACGTGTACGTCGGCCCGCGCCGCGCGATCGACCAGATGTTCTTCTCGGCCGACGGCTCGACCGAGTACGCGCTCTACATGTCGGGCCCCGCCCGGGACTGGTCCCGGGCACAGTTCGACACCATGCTCGGCGGCTGGCGGGCCGGCAGCGCCGGCGACTGA
- a CDS encoding serine/threonine-protein kinase, with amino-acid sequence MTNDGGRANEPTSYGLRPPQPPQQHQPPQSQSQAQQQPPHQPHHGQPQPPQVPPQVPHGSPYQPTQASRHTPAEPDPSVGRLLGGRYRLVSRLGHGGMGTVWLAHDEMVDRDVAVKEPRVPEHLGAQERDTVHRRMRREASSAARIDHPSVVTMHDVVVEDDKPWIVMELVRGQSLADRLQEGTLDPREAARIGLDVLNALNAAHEAGVLHRDVKPDNVLLGRGDRVVLSDFGIAQVEGQQGLTETGAFVGSPEFISPERVLGQRPGPESDLWSLGVVLYAAVEGMSPYRRSNIPATLQAVLSAEPQMPARGSGAFGTIVMQLLRKDPAARPTAAEVRAVLESVARPPQLSPEATRLYQGAGTGGAASGSKWVPPVLHRNRPAQYGLGAGLLAVVLVAGLILFKPFAGDELPEGWEVRSEVEILDAKIAVPEEYRRSQESLTEDSRVTFRDPSGVFTVSMDQVQKKPDNEILSAEKTVWEKYYEDGGDNGTEIKEAEYESASSSFPGSDKAFENIVDFVPYSDSSEDPIRYRYHELIVPGTDEVHWRLRVAMPAEGDAVTDGEKLFSNVVEHLEIESKYLP; translated from the coding sequence ATGACGAACGATGGGGGACGGGCGAACGAGCCCACCAGCTACGGACTCCGCCCGCCGCAGCCGCCGCAACAGCACCAGCCGCCGCAGTCGCAGTCGCAGGCGCAACAGCAGCCGCCGCACCAGCCGCACCACGGGCAGCCGCAGCCGCCGCAGGTGCCGCCCCAGGTTCCTCATGGCTCCCCGTACCAGCCGACGCAGGCGAGCCGGCACACCCCCGCCGAGCCCGACCCCTCGGTGGGCCGCCTGCTGGGCGGTCGCTACCGGCTCGTCTCGCGGCTCGGGCACGGCGGTATGGGAACGGTCTGGCTGGCGCACGACGAGATGGTCGACCGCGACGTCGCGGTCAAGGAGCCGCGCGTTCCCGAGCATCTGGGCGCCCAGGAGCGCGACACCGTGCACCGGCGGATGCGGCGCGAGGCCAGCTCGGCGGCCAGGATCGACCACCCCTCGGTCGTCACCATGCACGATGTCGTCGTCGAGGACGACAAGCCGTGGATCGTCATGGAGCTGGTGCGCGGCCAGTCGCTCGCCGACCGTCTTCAGGAGGGCACGCTCGACCCCCGAGAGGCCGCCAGGATCGGGCTCGACGTACTCAACGCGCTCAACGCCGCCCACGAGGCGGGTGTGCTGCACCGCGACGTGAAGCCGGACAACGTCCTGCTCGGGCGCGGCGACCGCGTCGTGCTGAGCGACTTCGGCATCGCCCAGGTCGAGGGCCAGCAGGGGCTCACGGAGACGGGGGCGTTCGTCGGCTCACCGGAGTTCATCTCGCCCGAGCGGGTGCTCGGCCAGCGTCCCGGGCCCGAATCGGACCTCTGGTCGCTGGGCGTGGTGCTGTACGCGGCGGTCGAGGGGATGTCCCCGTACCGCCGCTCGAACATCCCCGCGACGCTCCAGGCCGTGCTCTCCGCCGAGCCGCAGATGCCGGCCCGCGGGTCGGGGGCCTTCGGCACGATCGTGATGCAGCTCCTGCGGAAGGACCCGGCGGCGCGTCCCACCGCCGCCGAGGTGCGGGCGGTCCTGGAGTCGGTGGCGCGTCCCCCGCAGCTCTCCCCGGAGGCGACGAGGCTCTACCAGGGCGCGGGCACCGGCGGCGCGGCGAGCGGCAGCAAGTGGGTCCCGCCGGTCCTGCACCGCAACCGCCCGGCGCAGTACGGCCTCGGCGCCGGCCTCCTCGCGGTGGTCCTGGTGGCGGGGCTGATCCTCTTCAAGCCGTTCGCGGGCGACGAGCTGCCGGAGGGCTGGGAGGTCCGCTCGGAGGTGGAGATCCTCGACGCGAAGATCGCCGTCCCGGAGGAGTACCGGCGCTCCCAGGAGAGCCTGACCGAGGACAGCCGCGTCACCTTCCGGGATCCGAGCGGCGTCTTCACCGTCTCCATGGACCAGGTCCAGAAGAAGCCGGACAACGAGATCCTGTCGGCCGAGAAGACGGTCTGGGAGAAGTACTACGAGGACGGCGGGGACAACGGTACGGAGATCAAGGAAGCGGAGTACGAGAGCGCGAGTTCGTCCTTCCCGGGATCGGACAAGGCTTTCGAGAACATCGTCGACTTCGTGCCGTACTCGGACTCCTCCGAGGATCCGATCCGCTACCGCTACCACGAGCTGATCGTCCCGGGCACCGACGAGGTGCACTGGCGGCTGCGGGTGGCGATGCCGGCCGAGGGGGACGCCGTGACGGACGGCGAGAAACTCTTCTCGAACGTGGTCGAGCATCTGGAGATCGAGAGCAAGTACCTGCCCTGA
- a CDS encoding succinic semialdehyde dehydrogenase, whose product MTDSQAPTTNPVAPVPAGVRTAADVVTPEVLAQLVRGVVGSGFTANHTPSTGEKLADLPESTPEDVAEAFARARAAQPVWAATSVRRRAAVLLRFHDLLLERQAEVLDLVQLETGKARLHAHEEVQAVAVAARHYGRKAASYLRPRRHTGAVPLLTKVTEQRQPRGVVGQIAPWNYPLELSVGDALPAFVAGNAVVMKPDTETALTALWARDLLIEAGLPAGVFQVVLGEGPVIGPEVVERGDYVSFTGSTRTGREVAQRAASRLVGASLELGGKNAMLVLHDADIEKAAAGAVRACFSTAGQLCISIERLYVHESVADAFVERFVARTKAMRLGSALAYGADMGSLVSERQLRTVISHVEEAVAKGATVLAGGVARPDIGPYFYEPTILEGVEAPMSVCTEETFGPLVSVYRFGDEDEAVELANSTPYGLNSSVWTRDGARGHAIAARLRTGTVNINEGYAPAYGSVRAPMGGMKESGLGRRHGSEGILKYTEVQTVAQQRVLPMAPSMGMDDEKYAAFMTRSLRALKAFRLR is encoded by the coding sequence ATGACGGACTCACAGGCCCCCACGACCAATCCCGTGGCTCCGGTGCCCGCGGGCGTGCGCACCGCCGCCGACGTGGTCACTCCCGAAGTGCTCGCCCAGCTCGTCAGGGGCGTCGTGGGTTCCGGGTTCACCGCGAACCACACCCCGTCCACCGGCGAGAAGCTGGCCGACCTGCCCGAGTCCACCCCCGAGGATGTCGCCGAGGCATTCGCCCGCGCCCGCGCCGCGCAGCCCGTGTGGGCGGCCACCTCCGTACGGCGGCGGGCCGCCGTCCTGCTCCGCTTCCACGACCTGCTGCTGGAGCGCCAGGCCGAGGTGCTCGACCTCGTCCAGCTGGAGACAGGCAAGGCGAGGCTGCACGCGCACGAAGAGGTCCAGGCCGTCGCCGTCGCCGCGCGCCACTACGGGCGCAAGGCCGCCTCGTATCTGAGGCCGCGGCGGCACACCGGCGCCGTACCCCTGCTGACCAAGGTCACCGAGCAGCGTCAGCCGCGCGGTGTCGTCGGACAGATCGCGCCCTGGAACTACCCGCTGGAACTCTCCGTCGGCGACGCCCTGCCCGCCTTCGTCGCGGGCAACGCCGTGGTGATGAAGCCCGACACCGAGACCGCGCTCACCGCGCTGTGGGCGCGTGATCTGCTGATCGAGGCCGGACTGCCGGCCGGGGTCTTCCAGGTGGTGCTCGGCGAGGGGCCCGTCATCGGGCCCGAGGTCGTCGAGCGCGGCGACTACGTCTCCTTCACCGGCTCCACGCGCACCGGCCGCGAGGTCGCGCAGCGCGCGGCGAGCCGGCTGGTCGGCGCCTCCCTCGAACTCGGCGGCAAGAACGCCATGCTGGTCCTGCACGACGCCGACATCGAGAAGGCGGCCGCGGGCGCGGTGCGCGCCTGCTTCTCCACCGCCGGCCAGCTCTGCATCTCCATCGAGCGGTTGTACGTCCACGAGTCGGTCGCCGACGCGTTCGTGGAGCGATTCGTCGCCCGTACGAAGGCGATGCGGCTGGGCAGCGCGCTCGCGTACGGCGCGGACATGGGCTCGCTCGTCAGCGAACGCCAGCTCAGGACCGTCATCAGCCATGTCGAGGAGGCCGTCGCCAAGGGCGCCACGGTCCTCGCGGGCGGCGTGGCGCGGCCCGACATCGGGCCGTACTTCTACGAGCCCACCATCCTGGAGGGTGTCGAGGCGCCGATGTCGGTCTGCACGGAGGAGACCTTCGGGCCGCTCGTCTCCGTCTACCGCTTCGGCGACGAGGACGAGGCCGTCGAGCTGGCCAACTCCACCCCGTACGGCCTCAATTCGAGCGTGTGGACACGTGACGGCGCCCGCGGGCACGCGATCGCCGCCCGGCTGCGCACCGGCACTGTCAACATCAACGAGGGGTACGCCCCGGCGTACGGGAGCGTCCGGGCACCGATGGGCGGCATGAAGGAGTCCGGCCTCGGCCGCAGACACGGCTCCGAGGGCATTCTCAAATACACCGAGGTACAGACCGTCGCGCAGCAGCGCGTACTGCCGATGGCTCCGTCGATGGGCATGGACGACGAGAAGTACGCGGCGTTCATGACCAGGAGCCTGCGCGCGCTCAAGGCCTTCCGGCTGCGCTGA
- a CDS encoding GMC family oxidoreductase: MSRDTHADDRGEHRAGSDDFDHGDHGDDRDPGPGPGHGYGYDYDVIVVGSGFGGAVSALRLTEKGYRVGVLEAGRRFTPGTLPKNSWDIKNYLWAPALGLFGIQRVHLLGNVMVLAGAGVGGGSLNYANTLYVPPKPFFEDKQWAGITDWQDELAPYYDQARRMLGVRLNPTMTPSDVHLKATAQAMGVGDTFHLAPVGVFFGDGQDADGTAVAEPGASVGDPYFGGAGPSRRACAQCGECMTGCRHGAKNTLNENYLHLAEQAGAAIRPMTTVVDITEDPDGGHRVATVPTHRRKSAPRVLRARHVVIAAGTYGTQTLLHTMKDLGRLPRLSDRLGELTRTNSEALVGAQTTDRRYRKKHGAAPGGRSRADFTRGVAITSSFHPDANTHVEPVRYGKGSNAMGSLSILQVPYSENGRRIAGWLGGMVKHPVMAARSLSNRHWSERTIIGLVMQSVDNSLTTYRKRGGIGKGLLTARQGHGTPNPKQIAEGTRTATLLAEEINGFAGSNVGELMGTPLTAHFLGGCPIGAEAERGVIDPYHRLYGHPGISVVDGSAVSANLGVNPSLTITAQAERAMSFWPNKGEEDPRPEQSAGTAYVRLAPVAPKSPAVPASAFGALKLPFLGMPAVPPKKKP, encoded by the coding sequence ATGTCACGGGACACCCATGCCGACGACCGGGGCGAGCACCGCGCCGGCAGCGACGATTTCGACCACGGCGACCACGGCGACGACCGGGACCCCGGCCCCGGCCCCGGCCACGGGTACGGGTACGACTACGACGTCATCGTCGTCGGGTCCGGCTTCGGCGGCGCGGTCTCCGCGCTGCGGCTGACCGAGAAGGGGTACCGCGTCGGGGTCCTGGAGGCCGGCCGCCGCTTCACACCGGGCACGCTCCCCAAGAACTCCTGGGACATCAAGAACTACCTGTGGGCCCCGGCCCTCGGTCTCTTCGGCATCCAGCGGGTCCATCTGCTCGGCAACGTGATGGTCCTCGCGGGCGCCGGTGTCGGCGGCGGCTCACTCAACTACGCGAACACGCTGTACGTGCCGCCTAAGCCGTTCTTCGAGGACAAGCAGTGGGCCGGCATCACCGACTGGCAGGACGAACTCGCCCCGTACTACGACCAGGCGCGGCGGATGCTCGGCGTCAGGCTCAACCCGACGATGACGCCGTCGGACGTGCATCTCAAGGCGACCGCGCAGGCGATGGGCGTGGGCGACACCTTCCATCTGGCCCCGGTCGGCGTCTTCTTCGGCGACGGCCAGGACGCGGACGGTACGGCGGTGGCCGAGCCCGGCGCGTCCGTCGGCGACCCGTACTTCGGCGGCGCGGGCCCCTCCCGCCGAGCCTGCGCCCAGTGCGGCGAGTGCATGACCGGCTGCCGTCACGGCGCCAAGAACACCCTCAACGAGAACTATCTCCACCTCGCCGAGCAGGCCGGGGCGGCGATCCGCCCCATGACGACCGTCGTCGACATCACCGAGGACCCGGACGGCGGCCATCGCGTCGCGACCGTCCCCACCCACCGGCGCAAGTCGGCCCCACGGGTGCTGAGGGCCCGTCATGTCGTGATCGCGGCAGGGACGTACGGGACGCAGACGCTGCTGCACACGATGAAGGACCTGGGCCGGCTGCCCCGGCTCTCCGACCGGCTCGGTGAGCTGACCCGTACCAACTCCGAGGCCCTGGTGGGCGCCCAGACCACCGACAGGCGCTACCGGAAGAAGCACGGAGCCGCTCCCGGCGGGCGGAGCAGGGCGGACTTCACCCGTGGTGTCGCCATCACCTCCTCCTTCCATCCCGACGCCAACACCCATGTGGAGCCGGTGCGTTACGGCAAGGGCTCGAACGCGATGGGCTCGCTGTCGATCCTCCAGGTCCCCTACAGCGAGAACGGCCGCCGGATCGCGGGCTGGCTCGGCGGCATGGTCAAGCACCCCGTCATGGCGGCCCGTTCGCTCTCCAACCGGCACTGGTCGGAGCGGACCATCATCGGTCTGGTCATGCAGTCGGTGGACAACTCCCTGACGACGTACCGCAAGCGGGGCGGCATCGGCAAGGGGCTGCTGACGGCACGTCAGGGACACGGCACGCCCAACCCCAAGCAGATAGCGGAGGGCACGCGGACGGCGACCCTGCTCGCCGAGGAGATCAACGGCTTCGCCGGCTCGAACGTCGGTGAGCTGATGGGCACTCCGCTCACCGCGCACTTCCTCGGCGGCTGCCCCATCGGCGCCGAAGCGGAACGCGGGGTCATCGACCCGTACCACCGGCTCTACGGCCACCCGGGCATCTCGGTCGTCGACGGCTCGGCGGTCTCGGCCAACCTCGGCGTCAATCCGTCGCTCACCATCACCGCGCAGGCCGAGCGCGCGATGTCCTTCTGGCCCAACAAGGGGGAGGAGGACCCGCGTCCGGAGCAGTCGGCCGGGACGGCGTACGTACGACTGGCGCCCGTCGCACCGAAGTCCCCGGCGGTCCCGGCGTCGGCCTTCGGGGCGCTGAAACTGCCGTTTCTCGGTATGCCGGCGGTCCCGCCGAAGAAGAAGCCGTAG
- a CDS encoding chorismate mutase, giving the protein MTVTERTGARTDEAATLIDGARERIDALDDRIIGLVQERMAVSAVIQGARIASGGRRVNLSRENEILGRFRDALGTPGTSLAMTLLELSRGRI; this is encoded by the coding sequence ATGACCGTCACCGAACGCACCGGCGCCCGCACCGACGAGGCCGCCACCCTGATCGACGGCGCGCGTGAGCGGATCGACGCGCTCGACGACCGGATCATCGGGCTCGTGCAGGAACGGATGGCCGTCTCGGCCGTCATCCAAGGCGCCCGCATCGCCTCCGGCGGGCGCCGGGTCAATCTCTCCCGCGAGAACGAGATCCTGGGCCGCTTCAGGGACGCGCTCGGCACGCCGGGCACCTCGCTCGCGATGACGCTGCTGGAACTCTCGCGCGGCCGGATCTGA